A single window of Methanomassiliicoccaceae archaeon DNA harbors:
- a CDS encoding ribonuclease H-like domain-containing protein, which yields MQGFFEWFGHEPAMMRHTFRIAPSIGMKKERSIWMSGVRDWDDFLSANSVCSVPEYRKKECDLAISNAYELLDDGDAAGLRDLLPKSEQWRLFGDFRDGAAYLDIETDGLERDSLVTVVTVHKNDDTVTLIHGKDLDAGTISDALKDVSMLVTFNGSCFDLPVLKESFPALDLGMPHLDLRFASRRVGYRGGLKNLEIEVGISRDDGIKGVDGFEAVRLWNRWNKHGDMDSLKKLTEYNRADTINLKQVADVIYPKLVREHAGYVW from the coding sequence ATGCAAGGTTTTTTTGAGTGGTTCGGACATGAGCCTGCAATGATGAGGCACACTTTCAGGATCGCCCCTTCCATCGGGATGAAGAAGGAGAGGTCCATCTGGATGTCGGGGGTCCGCGATTGGGACGACTTCCTGAGCGCAAATAGCGTATGCTCTGTGCCCGAATACAGAAAGAAAGAATGCGATCTGGCTATTTCCAATGCCTATGAGCTTTTGGATGATGGGGACGCGGCCGGCCTGAGAGACCTCCTTCCAAAATCCGAACAATGGCGCCTTTTCGGCGATTTCAGGGACGGGGCCGCATACCTGGACATAGAGACCGACGGACTCGAAAGAGATTCGCTGGTTACTGTTGTGACCGTTCATAAGAATGATGACACTGTGACCCTCATACATGGAAAGGACCTTGATGCAGGAACAATCTCCGATGCCTTGAAAGACGTATCGATGCTCGTCACATTCAACGGCAGCTGCTTCGACCTTCCCGTCCTGAAAGAAAGCTTTCCCGCCCTTGACCTGGGAATGCCTCATCTGGATCTGCGGTTCGCTTCCAGGAGGGTCGGTTACAGGGGGGGCCTCAAGAACCTGGAGATAGAGGTCGGGATATCCAGGGATGACGGCATCAAAGGCGTCGACGGCTTCGAGGCTGTACGTCTGTGGAACCGCTGGAACAAGCATGGGGATATGGATTCTCTGAAAAAACTGACCGAATACAACAGGGCGGACACCATCAATCTGAAGCAGGTGGCGGACGTCATATATCCGAAACTGGTGAGAGAACATGCCGGATATGTGTGGTGA
- a CDS encoding ABC transporter ATP-binding protein, with protein sequence MLEIKNLHAVAGNREILKGVDLTVKEGETCILFGPNGSGKSTLLSAIMGYSTCTITEGQIIFKGVDITHLQVDDRAKMGIGMMMQRPPNVTGVTLGDLIRTTADEECADEVLSEANDFRMDGFLDRDVNVGFSGGEIKRSELLQLTAQRPDFLMLDEPESGVDLQSIDLIGRKVHDLLYDQTKCRSGGPKNVSALVITHTGQILDYIGADKAYVMGEGKIRCTGRPTDLLNTIKKNGYGECDSCQQIVTIE encoded by the coding sequence ATGCTTGAAATAAAGAATCTTCACGCCGTGGCAGGGAACAGAGAGATACTCAAGGGAGTAGACCTCACTGTGAAAGAGGGGGAAACCTGCATCCTTTTCGGGCCTAACGGATCTGGTAAATCGACCCTTCTGTCCGCTATAATGGGATACAGCACCTGTACCATAACCGAGGGGCAGATCATCTTCAAAGGCGTCGATATCACACATCTTCAGGTCGATGATCGTGCCAAGATGGGCATAGGAATGATGATGCAGAGGCCGCCCAACGTGACGGGCGTAACTCTCGGCGACCTTATCAGAACGACAGCTGACGAAGAGTGTGCGGATGAGGTTCTTTCTGAAGCGAACGATTTCAGAATGGACGGGTTCCTGGACCGCGATGTCAATGTCGGTTTCTCGGGAGGAGAGATCAAAAGGTCAGAACTTCTCCAGCTGACCGCACAGCGGCCCGACTTCCTCATGCTGGACGAGCCCGAATCCGGAGTGGACCTGCAGAGCATCGACCTTATAGGGCGCAAGGTGCACGACTTACTTTACGATCAGACCAAATGCCGCAGCGGCGGCCCAAAGAATGTTTCTGCACTGGTCATCACCCATACCGGCCAGATATTGGATTACATAGGTGCGGACAAGGCCTATGTAATGGGCGAGGGAAAGATAAGATGCACAGGAAGGCCGACCGACCTGCTCAACACTATCAAGAAGAACGGATACGGAGAATGCGATTCATGTCAACAAATAGTAACGATAGAATAA
- a CDS encoding DHH family phosphoesterase, with translation MPDMCGDLPSFEGAAERAANAIRKAKSALVISHIDADGIAAGSIASIALRRLGIDHTVIFEKKITEEVVNKVNSSKEDIVWICDLGSGYLSEFNKNGLVITDHHVPDTRKRRRQATLDDFSATFHVNPHCFGMDGSIEISGAGSTYIVAKKIDPGNIDLAYLALIGAVGDFQDGRESGLISLNRMIVEDAVMAGDILPENDLRLFGRETRSLVQFLQYSNDPELPGLSNSGHACVRFYSDLGIDINSEGRSRSWNDLDPSEKGKATSKLLKMLGNPTDAKHLYGEVYTLPRFDLGTGLRDAKEFATILNSCGRYEDAETGMRICCGDRTALEDAERNRTEHRRNISAAICYIKENHLMRESRFIQYFDAGDQIKETVVGIVAGMMLNSDECKRWLPIIAFADADDGVKVSARADRSLVDRGLNLSAVMKKASELVGGFGGGHSVAAGATIPPEKKEEFLEIVEDLVSCQVI, from the coding sequence ATGCCGGATATGTGTGGTGACCTGCCGTCGTTCGAGGGCGCGGCGGAACGTGCGGCGAACGCCATCAGAAAAGCAAAAAGCGCTCTTGTGATTTCACACATCGATGCGGACGGCATAGCGGCCGGCTCTATCGCATCCATCGCGCTTAGACGTCTGGGGATAGATCATACGGTCATCTTCGAGAAGAAAATAACCGAAGAAGTGGTGAACAAGGTCAACTCGAGCAAGGAGGATATCGTCTGGATATGCGATCTGGGAAGCGGATACCTGTCCGAGTTCAATAAAAACGGCCTCGTTATCACCGACCACCATGTACCAGATACCAGAAAGAGGCGCAGACAGGCGACCCTTGACGATTTTTCTGCTACATTTCATGTGAATCCGCACTGCTTCGGAATGGATGGATCCATAGAGATCAGCGGCGCAGGATCTACTTACATCGTTGCAAAGAAAATAGATCCCGGAAACATCGACTTGGCATATCTGGCACTTATCGGTGCCGTTGGAGATTTCCAAGACGGCAGAGAGTCGGGGCTCATAAGCCTGAACCGCATGATAGTGGAAGACGCCGTAATGGCCGGGGACATTTTGCCGGAGAACGACCTGAGACTTTTCGGCAGAGAAACCAGAAGCCTGGTTCAGTTCCTTCAATACAGTAACGATCCGGAGCTCCCGGGTTTGTCGAACTCCGGACATGCATGCGTGAGATTCTACTCCGACCTCGGAATAGACATTAACTCTGAGGGGAGGTCCAGATCGTGGAACGACCTTGATCCCTCCGAAAAAGGAAAAGCGACTTCTAAACTCCTCAAGATGCTCGGAAACCCCACGGACGCCAAACATCTGTACGGCGAAGTTTACACGCTGCCGCGTTTCGACCTTGGGACCGGGCTAAGGGATGCCAAAGAATTTGCAACAATACTGAACTCCTGCGGCAGATATGAAGATGCCGAGACTGGAATGAGGATCTGTTGCGGCGACCGCACCGCATTGGAAGATGCGGAACGTAACCGCACCGAGCACAGACGCAACATATCTGCCGCCATCTGCTACATCAAGGAAAACCATCTGATGCGCGAAAGCAGATTCATCCAATACTTCGACGCAGGCGACCAGATAAAGGAAACTGTGGTCGGCATAGTCGCAGGAATGATGCTAAACTCCGACGAATGCAAAAGGTGGCTTCCGATAATCGCATTCGCCGACGCTGACGACGGCGTCAAAGTATCGGCACGTGCCGACCGTTCGCTGGTAGACAGGGGACTGAACTTATCGGCCGTCATGAAGAAGGCCTCCGAGCTGGTCGGAGGCTTCGGAGGAGGCCACAGCGTTGCCGCCGGGGCCACCATCCCGCCTGAAAAAAAAGAAGAGTTCCTCGAGATCGTCGAGGACCTTGTTTCCTGCCAGGTCATTTGA
- a CDS encoding cadmium resistance transporter, which produces MDIIGSIILALLTVVATSLDEVILLAMFYGTVPADPYGTDRRRAIGRGYIVGSILAIMISATVSLGLVQIPDHSLLSWIGLIPIIMGVYSLIRPKGQKDELEVAGTVAEHTSGLAPTLQFVILALVLSVDDFGVYIPLLTSMVLGEALIMIITAIICVFIIAMIGRRISDISSVKRILDKVERWLVPVLFIAIGAYTVLDGQIGL; this is translated from the coding sequence ATGGATATAATCGGATCTATAATTCTGGCACTTTTGACGGTAGTGGCCACCAGTCTAGACGAGGTTATTTTGTTGGCCATGTTCTACGGTACGGTGCCGGCGGACCCCTATGGAACCGACAGGCGCCGTGCGATAGGTCGGGGGTACATTGTGGGCAGCATATTGGCCATTATGATATCCGCTACCGTGTCATTGGGGCTGGTACAGATCCCTGACCACAGTCTGCTTTCATGGATAGGTCTGATACCGATTATCATGGGAGTTTATTCTTTGATACGTCCCAAGGGCCAAAAAGATGAACTTGAAGTAGCGGGCACCGTTGCCGAGCATACGTCCGGCCTTGCGCCCACTCTTCAGTTCGTAATCCTCGCACTGGTGCTCAGCGTGGATGATTTTGGCGTATACATCCCGTTGCTGACCAGCATGGTTCTCGGGGAAGCACTCATCATGATCATAACGGCGATAATCTGTGTTTTTATCATAGCAATGATCGGAAGGCGTATAAGCGACATCTCATCCGTGAAGAGAATATTGGATAAGGTGGAGCGCTGGCTCGTCCCGGTTCTTTTCATAGCTATCGGAGCTTATACCGTATTGGACGGACAAATAGGCCTATGA
- a CDS encoding RtcB family protein — translation MAWNGTLERIDKYRWRIPMGEVPCMHTDAVIYASEEMIPQIRSDNAPAQAANVACLPGIVGSSLAMPDIHWGYGFPIGGVAAVDADEGSISPGGIGFDINCGVRLIKTNLTVKDIGDKRKRLMEELYSNVPSGLGSKGLTRIGNKELDEVLQCGSEWAIENGYGWESDLETTEEGGRMKDADPSLVSDRARKRGLPQLGSLGSGNHFLELDAVENIFDEKAAKTFGLDKGTVTITVHCGSRGCGHQIATDYLQEMERYISENKVQLPDRQLACAPLKSKAGDNYYKAMCCGANYAWANRQMIMHWVRESFERVMEMPAEDMDMALVYDVAHNIAKKETHSVDGSNMEVVVHRKGATRAFAAGNREITQKYRDVGQPVIIPGDMSSGTYVLLGQKGAMEQTFGSTCHGAGRKMSRTSASHGNTAAGIRKDLADRDIVLLSGSDEGLTEEAPDAYKNIDTVIEVVCGAGISSKVAKLSPIGVVKG, via the coding sequence ATGGCATGGAACGGCACCCTTGAAAGGATCGACAAATACAGGTGGCGCATACCTATGGGCGAAGTTCCATGTATGCACACCGATGCGGTGATCTATGCCAGTGAAGAGATGATACCTCAGATCCGCTCTGACAATGCACCTGCACAGGCTGCAAACGTCGCATGCCTTCCAGGTATTGTCGGTAGTTCTCTAGCAATGCCCGATATTCACTGGGGATACGGCTTCCCCATCGGGGGCGTAGCGGCCGTAGATGCTGACGAGGGAAGCATATCTCCCGGAGGCATCGGTTTTGATATCAACTGCGGCGTACGCCTCATAAAAACCAATCTTACCGTAAAAGACATAGGGGATAAGAGAAAACGTCTGATGGAAGAGCTCTATTCCAACGTTCCATCAGGTCTCGGCTCGAAGGGGCTGACCAGGATCGGCAACAAAGAGCTGGACGAAGTTCTACAATGCGGTTCCGAATGGGCTATCGAGAACGGCTACGGCTGGGAGAGCGATCTGGAAACCACGGAGGAAGGCGGACGCATGAAGGACGCCGATCCTTCGCTTGTGAGCGACAGGGCGAGGAAGAGAGGTCTGCCTCAGTTGGGATCCCTCGGTTCCGGGAATCACTTCCTGGAGCTTGACGCGGTCGAGAATATTTTCGACGAGAAGGCAGCAAAAACCTTCGGTCTGGATAAGGGGACGGTGACGATCACGGTACATTGCGGATCCAGGGGGTGTGGCCATCAGATTGCGACGGACTATCTGCAGGAGATGGAACGCTACATTTCGGAAAACAAGGTACAGCTTCCCGACAGACAGTTGGCTTGTGCCCCTCTCAAGTCCAAAGCGGGAGATAATTACTACAAGGCCATGTGCTGCGGGGCCAACTATGCCTGGGCCAACAGACAGATGATAATGCATTGGGTCAGGGAATCCTTCGAGAGGGTAATGGAAATGCCCGCCGAGGACATGGATATGGCGCTCGTATATGACGTGGCACATAACATCGCAAAGAAGGAAACGCATTCTGTCGATGGAAGCAACATGGAGGTTGTCGTCCACAGGAAGGGGGCCACTCGAGCTTTCGCGGCAGGAAACAGGGAAATCACGCAGAAGTACAGAGATGTGGGGCAGCCCGTTATAATACCCGGGGACATGAGCTCCGGTACTTACGTGCTTCTGGGGCAGAAAGGTGCAATGGAACAGACCTTCGGATCCACATGCCACGGGGCTGGGAGAAAAATGTCCAGGACATCCGCGTCGCACGGGAACACAGCGGCTGGCATCAGGAAGGACCTGGCCGACAGGGATATCGTGCTCCTGAGCGGGTCTGACGAAGGGCTCACCGAAGAAGCTCCCGACGCTTACAAAAATATAGACACCGTGATAGAGGTCGTATGTGGTGCCGGAATATCTTCGAAAGTAGCCAAACTTTCGCCAATCGGCGTGGTCAAAGGCTGA
- the argF gene encoding ornithine carbamoyltransferase gives MAKRDLISVVDMQDKWSELVDLAIQMKQERGNHGDPLAGKTLAMIFEKPSTRTRISFDVAITELGGHALYIDESKMQMDHGETVEDTAKVMSRFVHGIMYRARDYKTMDKFGEFATIPVISGLDNLEHPCQALADMVTIKEKKGGFRGKKLVYLGDGNNVCNSLLYASAILGLDMVACCPAVRMPNAEIMLKASRIADQNGSKIIASHDPKEACVDADILYTDTWISMGDETPVEEAIRIFNMYQINSDLLKMAKPDCVVMHCLPAHRGQEITSEVIDGQHSVIFDQAENRLHAQKAVLYMLLK, from the coding sequence ATGGCCAAGAGGGATCTAATATCAGTAGTGGACATGCAGGACAAATGGTCCGAGCTTGTCGATCTGGCGATTCAGATGAAGCAGGAACGCGGAAATCACGGTGACCCGCTGGCAGGAAAGACCCTCGCAATGATTTTCGAAAAACCGAGCACGAGGACGCGCATTTCTTTTGACGTAGCCATCACCGAGCTCGGCGGGCATGCACTTTACATCGACGAGTCCAAGATGCAGATGGACCACGGAGAGACCGTGGAGGATACGGCCAAAGTCATGAGCAGGTTCGTCCACGGGATAATGTACCGTGCCAGGGACTACAAGACCATGGACAAGTTCGGAGAGTTCGCGACAATCCCGGTGATAAGCGGCCTGGATAATCTGGAGCACCCGTGTCAGGCTCTGGCCGATATGGTCACCATCAAGGAGAAGAAAGGCGGATTCCGCGGCAAAAAGCTCGTATATCTCGGGGACGGCAACAACGTGTGTAATTCATTGCTCTACGCTTCGGCGATACTGGGGCTCGACATGGTCGCATGTTGCCCTGCCGTAAGGATGCCCAACGCAGAGATAATGCTGAAGGCCTCCCGTATAGCGGACCAGAACGGCAGTAAGATCATCGCGTCCCACGACCCTAAAGAGGCATGTGTGGACGCCGACATACTATACACCGACACATGGATCTCCATGGGTGACGAGACGCCGGTGGAGGAAGCGATCAGGATATTCAATATGTACCAGATCAACAGCGACCTCCTTAAAATGGCAAAACCCGACTGCGTTGTGATGCACTGTCTGCCCGCCCACAGGGGCCAGGAGATAACTTCCGAGGTCATAGACGGGCAGCACAGCGTGATATTCGACCAGGCGGAGAACCGTCTCCACGCTCAGAAAGCAGTACTCTACATGTTGCTCAAATGA
- a CDS encoding flavodoxin family protein: MKVIALNGSPRLIGNTSNIVMDMLDMFSKEGMETEHVQLYSYNFIPCNDCRSCEMRGDGTCINGEDGFNELLDKLREADGIVFASPSYYGGVTGQMKIFMERAGLSFETGDMGLRHKVGGAIAVAAHDGASAAYSQMVNFMLRNQMIVCGSTPHTTFRALNPPQFSMDKEAVKAVSILAREMVWAMERLSQKK, encoded by the coding sequence ATGAAGGTAATCGCGCTAAACGGCAGTCCGCGCCTGATCGGGAACACATCCAACATAGTAATGGACATGTTGGACATGTTCTCCAAAGAGGGTATGGAGACCGAGCACGTCCAGTTGTATTCGTATAATTTCATTCCGTGCAACGACTGCAGGTCGTGCGAGATGAGGGGAGACGGGACATGCATAAACGGGGAAGACGGGTTCAATGAACTGCTCGACAAGCTGAGGGAAGCCGACGGCATAGTCTTCGCTAGTCCGTCTTACTACGGGGGTGTCACCGGACAGATGAAGATATTCATGGAAAGGGCAGGCCTTTCATTCGAGACGGGAGACATGGGACTTAGGCACAAGGTCGGCGGAGCCATCGCGGTCGCAGCGCACGACGGTGCATCCGCTGCATATTCGCAGATGGTCAACTTCATGCTGAGGAACCAGATGATCGTTTGCGGATCGACCCCCCATACGACCTTCAGGGCATTGAACCCCCCGCAGTTCTCAATGGACAAGGAGGCCGTAAAGGCCGTTTCGATCCTTGCCCGGGAGATGGTCTGGGCGATGGAAAGATTGTCTCAGAAGAAGTAA
- a CDS encoding VOC family protein translates to MPLGDPHGGDFEYTDEGLPKNIIAVRIPTSDLDTSIGFYSDMLGMEVVARKENHAILRRKEAVILLVVSSSTGIDTGFYIGVDDPYALHRRLIDEGVVFMVDPEMGPIGVYTSFRDTDGNVIRAVDKHAVDSFF, encoded by the coding sequence ATGCCCTTAGGTGATCCGCACGGCGGCGATTTCGAGTATACTGACGAGGGACTTCCCAAGAACATAATCGCTGTCAGAATTCCAACAAGCGATCTCGACACCAGTATTGGTTTTTATTCCGATATGCTGGGCATGGAGGTCGTGGCCCGTAAGGAGAACCACGCGATCCTTAGGCGTAAAGAGGCTGTGATTCTGCTCGTCGTATCGTCTTCCACAGGCATCGATACGGGCTTCTACATAGGGGTGGACGATCCTTATGCGCTCCACAGGCGCCTGATCGACGAGGGTGTGGTCTTCATGGTAGATCCCGAAATGGGGCCCATCGGCGTATACACGTCTTTCCGCGACACCGACGGCAATGTGATCAGAGCGGTCGACAAGCACGCCGTGGACTCGTTCTTCTGA
- a CDS encoding SufD family Fe-S cluster assembly protein, with the protein MSTNSNDRIKEALKKKATYGEDVDLTKYEAGTRDGPVIEDLGSSKNEFKGTMQSVGVTTDEDARSGTIMFIDNSLSHCSTCNPEGVEVITTQQALKKYDWVRERFWTAVAPDKDKFTAHTYLEQSDGYFIRVKSGYHIDIPIQSCMLLNANKVIQNVHNMIFVEDNASIDVITGCATSPHANESVHVGVSEMFIGENSSLKYSMIHNWGDKTSVRPRTGINVGKNSNFINNYVILDKVGTLQSNPVANLNGPGATAKFNSMCIAHEGSNIDSGSIVSLNSKDTSAEIISRSITAGGRMIARGRLVGNAPGVKAHLECKSIILKDGGTTLAIPELEANVADLEMTHEAAVGKIARDQIEYLMSRGLSEDEAVSMIVRGFLSGGITGLPPQLEAKIKEATNIADLGN; encoded by the coding sequence ATGTCAACAAATAGTAACGATAGAATAAAAGAGGCCCTCAAGAAGAAGGCCACTTACGGCGAGGACGTGGACCTCACAAAGTATGAGGCCGGCACCAGAGACGGCCCTGTTATCGAGGACCTGGGCAGCTCCAAGAACGAGTTCAAAGGTACGATGCAGAGTGTGGGCGTGACCACAGATGAGGATGCCCGTTCTGGAACCATTATGTTCATTGACAACTCGCTGAGCCACTGCTCGACCTGCAATCCGGAAGGCGTTGAGGTCATCACCACCCAGCAGGCCCTTAAGAAATACGACTGGGTCCGGGAACGTTTCTGGACTGCGGTCGCACCCGACAAGGACAAGTTCACGGCTCACACATACCTTGAGCAGTCGGACGGATACTTCATCAGGGTCAAATCGGGATACCACATCGATATTCCGATTCAATCATGTATGCTCCTGAACGCCAACAAGGTCATCCAGAACGTACACAATATGATCTTTGTTGAAGACAACGCCTCCATAGACGTGATAACAGGATGTGCCACAAGCCCTCATGCCAACGAGTCTGTACACGTGGGCGTTTCAGAGATGTTCATAGGGGAGAACTCCTCGTTGAAGTATTCGATGATCCATAACTGGGGAGACAAGACCTCGGTAAGGCCGAGGACCGGCATCAACGTGGGGAAGAACTCCAATTTCATCAACAATTATGTAATACTCGATAAAGTGGGAACTCTCCAAAGCAACCCTGTAGCCAATCTCAACGGACCAGGTGCGACGGCCAAGTTCAATTCCATGTGCATCGCGCACGAAGGGTCGAACATCGACAGCGGCTCCATAGTATCTCTGAACAGCAAAGATACATCCGCCGAGATCATCAGCAGAAGTATAACTGCGGGAGGCAGAATGATCGCCCGCGGGAGGCTCGTAGGAAACGCGCCCGGGGTGAAGGCTCATCTTGAATGCAAGAGCATCATACTCAAAGACGGCGGAACGACTCTCGCCATCCCTGAGCTGGAAGCCAACGTAGCCGATCTTGAGATGACCCACGAGGCCGCGGTGGGAAAGATAGCCAGGGACCAGATAGAGTATCTGATGTCCAGGGGTCTTTCGGAGGATGAAGCGGTGAGCATGATCGTCAGAGGTTTCCTTTCCGGAGGAATTACAGGACTTCCGCCTCAGCTGGAGGCCAAGATCAAAGAGGCCACGAACATAGCCGATCTGGGCAATTGA
- a CDS encoding RNA-binding protein, with product MSDIRIKKRKRMREKDAKILSSVLEEAAGVPVFSESEPVDTAESTDYGLIFVGGDIIGLVFDEKPFLTIRGILKYRPVKRFVTVDMGAVPYISNGADVMGPGITDADQEINEGDIVWIRDVKNGAPLGVGVALRSASAISAREPGKAVRTIHYIGDKLWKSGE from the coding sequence ATGTCTGACATAAGGATAAAGAAGAGGAAGAGGATGAGAGAGAAAGATGCGAAAATTCTTTCGTCCGTCCTCGAAGAAGCGGCAGGCGTCCCGGTATTCAGTGAAAGCGAGCCTGTGGACACCGCCGAGAGCACGGATTACGGATTGATATTCGTGGGCGGGGACATAATCGGCCTCGTCTTCGACGAAAAGCCATTTCTCACGATACGTGGGATACTTAAATACAGGCCGGTAAAGCGTTTTGTAACGGTAGACATGGGAGCCGTCCCGTACATATCCAACGGAGCCGACGTGATGGGTCCGGGCATAACCGATGCCGATCAGGAGATCAACGAAGGAGATATTGTCTGGATACGAGATGTGAAAAACGGCGCCCCCCTGGGCGTGGGCGTTGCGCTCCGCTCGGCCTCGGCAATTTCGGCCAGGGAGCCCGGCAAGGCGGTCAGGACCATACATTATATCGGCGACAAACTATGGAAGTCCGGTGAGTGA
- a CDS encoding HD domain-containing protein, producing MVFKIVHDPLHGSIVLDDLFLDLADRHEMQRLRSIKQLGMGNLVFPGANHTRFEHSLGVYHLSGRMALSLGLSKEESEAVRAAGMLHDICHLPYSHTLSEIAEIRFGLDHMEAAGMLINGSLKTYSDRDERLFGSEGPISEMLDAAGISSRKVCDLIAYPESPSVGLDAFSQDSGQSYFRSGDYLHQIIHGPVDSDQMDYLVRDAHYTGVTHGAIDTERIISMMQVFNDRIVLNKGGTTAAEGLMVSRSLMYTSVYYHETVRIAGAMLNKAVEASDLDLSEMYLMTDADLISLLEAHGGRPMRIVRDLMNRRLYKKAAVGYVADLSEDQSYSLAQYTGYYERKKLEQEIADMAGADVSEVSVDIPSESALLSKISIGKTDVSILDGGRVRSITKLSTIAKALQSRDTFRWAILVSAPKDKRDAVEAAAKKIIGT from the coding sequence ATGGTATTTAAGATCGTCCACGACCCGTTGCATGGCAGCATAGTGCTGGACGATTTATTCTTAGATCTGGCCGACAGGCACGAGATGCAGAGATTGCGATCGATAAAACAGCTGGGAATGGGCAACTTGGTATTTCCGGGGGCCAACCACACCAGGTTCGAGCATTCTCTCGGAGTCTATCATCTTTCGGGCCGAATGGCTCTTTCACTGGGACTCTCGAAAGAAGAATCCGAAGCCGTGAGAGCTGCCGGGATGCTGCACGACATCTGCCACCTGCCATATTCCCACACACTGAGCGAGATCGCCGAGATACGTTTTGGACTGGATCACATGGAAGCGGCCGGGATGCTCATCAACGGAAGCCTAAAAACATACAGTGACAGGGACGAGAGGCTGTTCGGATCGGAAGGCCCAATCTCGGAGATGCTGGACGCAGCAGGGATCTCTTCCCGGAAGGTCTGCGACCTTATCGCCTATCCGGAATCCCCGAGCGTCGGTCTGGATGCGTTTTCGCAGGACAGCGGACAGTCGTATTTCAGATCCGGAGATTACCTGCATCAGATAATCCACGGCCCTGTGGACTCAGACCAGATGGATTATCTCGTAAGGGACGCCCACTATACGGGGGTGACGCACGGTGCCATCGATACCGAACGCATAATCTCGATGATGCAGGTGTTCAACGACCGTATCGTTCTGAACAAAGGCGGGACAACCGCCGCCGAAGGGCTGATGGTATCCAGGTCCCTTATGTACACCTCGGTGTATTATCACGAGACCGTCCGCATCGCGGGGGCGATGCTCAACAAGGCGGTAGAAGCGTCCGACCTGGACCTAAGTGAAATGTACCTTATGACCGACGCGGACCTCATATCGTTGCTGGAGGCCCACGGAGGGCGCCCCATGCGCATAGTGAGGGACCTGATGAACCGCAGACTGTACAAGAAGGCCGCAGTAGGATACGTGGCCGATCTCAGTGAAGATCAATCTTACAGCCTGGCACAATATACAGGATACTACGAGCGCAAGAAGCTTGAGCAGGAGATAGCCGATATGGCCGGAGCCGATGTATCGGAGGTCTCTGTAGATATCCCCTCGGAATCGGCTTTGCTCTCGAAAATCAGCATCGGAAAGACGGACGTGTCCATACTGGACGGCGGCAGGGTCCGCAGCATAACAAAGCTTTCGACCATTGCAAAAGCTCTGCAGTCCCGAGATACTTTCAGGTGGGCCATCTTGGTTTCTGCACCGAAAGATAAGCGCGATGCGGTAGAGGCGGCCGCAAAAAAGATCATCGGAACATGA
- the sepF gene encoding cell division protein SepF, producing MIQLFGTKRRNMEKKKVFVDLEGYADPGEEQMLCVKAVELRYFTDLKAVTDLAYQDNILIIETSQFADGDERRKDAVSAIRSLAEDRGGLFSEVSDRVMVLTPAGIGLDKCRITRRGK from the coding sequence GTGATCCAATTGTTCGGAACCAAGCGCAGGAACATGGAAAAGAAGAAGGTATTCGTAGATCTGGAAGGTTATGCCGATCCCGGAGAAGAACAGATGCTGTGCGTCAAGGCGGTCGAACTTAGGTATTTCACCGATTTGAAGGCCGTGACGGACCTCGCATACCAGGACAACATACTCATAATAGAGACATCGCAGTTCGCTGACGGGGATGAACGGCGCAAGGACGCCGTAAGTGCCATCAGATCTCTGGCAGAAGACAGGGGAGGATTGTTCTCCGAGGTTTCCGACCGTGTTATGGTTCTGACGCCCGCCGGCATAGGGCTCGACAAATGCCGCATAACCAGAAGGGGTAAATGA